From Luteolibacter arcticus, one genomic window encodes:
- a CDS encoding L,D-transpeptidase — translation MRLPTLLAIFAAFFSLAVVSHAMDRPAAHTKGIPVDKPAGELKPGEYWWNPALSPNGPLMILVSVPKQTMHVYRNGILIGRSTVSTGAKGHSTPGGVFTILEKKKTHRSKKYNNAPMPNMQRLTWSGIAMHSGNLPGFPASHGCIRLPYDFSQLLFTATEKGGTVVVGDGKVPTPYLADNPGQLLAPKDFTPKMLEQLGEGQYEWQPERSKTGPITIVVSSADKMMYVYRGGNPIGRAVVEITGWGALGEHVFSLLEGATTEPSKLAPGRNARRWMSVKTEKAMFADADKVASRLRFNPEFATKVDDILTPGTTVIVTEREVVRKLSNESFFEN, via the coding sequence ATGAGGCTCCCGACCTTGCTCGCCATCTTCGCCGCATTCTTTTCCCTCGCTGTCGTTTCCCACGCGATGGATCGCCCGGCCGCCCATACCAAGGGCATCCCCGTGGACAAACCGGCCGGCGAGCTGAAGCCGGGCGAATACTGGTGGAATCCCGCGCTCTCGCCGAATGGACCTCTGATGATCCTGGTGAGCGTGCCGAAGCAGACGATGCACGTGTATCGCAATGGCATCCTGATCGGTCGCTCGACGGTCAGCACCGGCGCGAAGGGCCACTCCACTCCCGGCGGCGTCTTCACCATCCTCGAGAAGAAGAAGACCCATCGCTCCAAAAAGTACAACAACGCGCCGATGCCGAACATGCAGCGGCTGACGTGGAGCGGCATCGCGATGCACTCGGGGAATCTGCCGGGCTTCCCCGCGAGCCACGGTTGCATCCGCCTGCCGTATGATTTCTCCCAGCTCCTCTTCACCGCCACGGAGAAGGGCGGCACCGTGGTCGTGGGCGATGGCAAGGTGCCGACGCCCTATCTGGCGGACAACCCCGGCCAATTGCTCGCGCCGAAGGACTTCACGCCCAAGATGCTGGAGCAGCTCGGCGAGGGCCAGTACGAGTGGCAGCCGGAGCGCAGCAAGACCGGCCCCATCACCATCGTGGTCAGCTCGGCGGACAAGATGATGTATGTCTACCGCGGCGGGAATCCGATCGGCCGCGCCGTGGTGGAGATCACCGGCTGGGGCGCGCTCGGCGAGCACGTCTTCTCGCTGCTGGAAGGCGCCACCACCGAGCCCAGCAAGCTCGCCCCGGGCCGCAATGCCCGCCGCTGGATGAGCGTGAAGACCGAGAAGGCGATGTTCGCCGACGCCGACAAGGTCGCCAGTCGCCTGCGCTTCAATCCCGAATTCGCCACCAAGGTGGATGACATCCTGACCCCGGGCACCACCGTCATCGTCACCGAGCGCGAGGTCGTGCGGAAGCTGAGCAACGAGTCGTTCTTCGAGAACTGA
- a CDS encoding type II toxin-antitoxin system HicB family antitoxin: MSTLSIRLPNSLHQHAKRLAESEGISINQLVSSALAEKLSALDAERYLRERVERGHNVAIDTILAKVPDVPPEEHDRLSER, encoded by the coding sequence ATGAGCACCCTCAGCATCCGCCTGCCGAATTCCCTGCACCAGCACGCGAAGCGCCTGGCCGAGAGCGAAGGCATCTCGATCAACCAACTCGTCAGCAGCGCCCTCGCCGAAAAGCTCTCCGCCCTCGACGCCGAGCGCTACCTCCGCGAACGCGTCGAACGCGGCCACAACGTCGCGATCGATACTATCCTCGCCAAGGTTCCCGACGTGCCGCCGGAGGAACACGACCGGCTGTCGGAGAGGTGA
- a CDS encoding putative toxin-antitoxin system toxin component, PIN family, whose translation MIPNVVVVLDSNAMLSALKSSTGASFEVIRRLRSGAFTPPVTAPLVFEYQDVLSRRALLPHLGQADIEGFIDWFVSLSSLHKVHFLWRPLLSDPKDDMVLEAAMASAADHLVTYNLSDFRPAAKLGLSVLTPAGLLSKLPPSPP comes from the coding sequence ATGATACCAAACGTGGTCGTCGTGTTGGATTCGAACGCCATGCTTTCCGCTCTCAAATCGTCCACTGGAGCTTCCTTCGAGGTCATCCGGCGGCTGCGGTCCGGTGCGTTCACCCCGCCCGTCACCGCGCCACTCGTGTTCGAATACCAAGATGTTCTGTCACGGCGAGCGCTGCTGCCTCATCTCGGACAGGCCGATATCGAAGGCTTCATCGATTGGTTCGTCTCGCTCTCCTCGCTCCACAAGGTCCATTTCCTCTGGCGTCCCCTGCTCTCCGACCCGAAGGACGACATGGTGCTGGAAGCCGCGATGGCCAGTGCCGCCGATCACCTCGTCACTTACAACCTTTCCGACTTCCGGCCCGCCGCGAAACTCGGCCTCTCCGTCCTGACTCCGGCCGGGCTCCTTTCGAAACTTCCACCATCACCGCCATGA